The Cucumis melo cultivar AY chromosome 6, USDA_Cmelo_AY_1.0, whole genome shotgun sequence genome includes a region encoding these proteins:
- the LOC103491763 gene encoding probable carboxylesterase 11 gives MPSVAVKLYSVFFKFLLKHRLQNLIQAPLDESSPFGVTSRPEETVASANPLFTDGVATKDIHIDPFTSLSIRIFLPESALTPPESDSKPSSKSSKPKPKRSNQDAQPDLVHHNLNNLQQYPSRRNSYGPSGNSRDELRVSRIGGYSNEMEGLNLIPGPAPGGVYRGYAPVTENSRRLPVMLQFHGGGWVSGSNDSAANDFFCRRIAKLCDVIVVAVGYRLAPENRFPAAFEDGLKVLNWLGKQANLAECSKSMGNTKGSGNEFKKSDNHRHIVDTFGASMVEPWLAAHGDPTRCVLLGVSCGANVADYVARKAVEAGKLLDPVKVVAQVLLYPFFIGSVPTHSELKLANSYFYDKAMCLLAWKLFLPEEKFSLDHPAANPLVSGREGPPLKLMPPTLTVVAELDWMRDRAIAYSEELRKVNVDAPVLDYKDAVHEFATLDILLKTPQAQACAEDIAIWVKKYISLRGHEFSY, from the exons ATGCCAAGCGTGGCTGTCAAGCTTTACAGCGTCTTCTTCAAGTTTCTCTTGAAGCATCGTTTGCAGAATCTGATCCAAGCTCCACTTGACGAATCCAGCCCTTTTGGTGTCACATCTCGTCCTGAAGAAACCGTTGCTTCCGCTAATCCTTTGTTCACCGACGGCGTCGCTACCAAAGATATCCACATCGATCCCTTTACATCTCTTAGCATTCGGATCTTCCTCCCTGAATCTGCTCTTACTCCTCCTGAATCTGACTCCAAACCCTCTTCCAAATCCTCCAAGCCTAAACCTAAACGCTCCAATCAAGATGCTCAACCCGATCTTGTTCATCACAATCTTAATAATTTACAACAGTATCCTTCTCGTCGGAATAGCTATGGTCCTTCGGGAAATTCCAGGGATGAACTGCGAGTGAGTAGAATTGGTGGTTACAGTAATGAAATGGAGGGGTTGAATTTGATTCCTGGTCCTGCCCCCGGTGGCGTTTACAGAGGGTACGCGCCGGTCACGGAGAATAGTCGGAGATTGCCGGTGATGTTGCAGTTTCATGGTGGGGGGTGGGTTAGTGGGAGCAATGATTCCGCGGCTAATGATTTCTTTTGCCGGAGGATTGCAAAATTGTGCGATGTTATTGTTGTGGCGGTCGGGTATCGGCTTGCGCCGGAAAATCGATTTCCGGCTGCGTTTGAGGATGGATTGAAGGTGTTGAATTGGTTGGGGAAGCAGGCCAATTTGGCCGAGTGCAGCAAGTCTATGGGGAATACCAAAGGCAGTGGCAATGAGTTTAAGAAATCTGATAATCATAGGCATATTGTTGACACATTTGGGGCCTCAATGGTAGAGCCTTGGTTGGCAGCCCATGGAGACCCAACAAG ATGTGTTCTTCTTGGGGTTAGCTGTGGAGCAAATGTTGCGGATTATGTGGCTCGAAAGGCTGTGGAGGCTGGTAAGCTCTTGGATCCTGTCAAGGTAGTTGCCCAGGTTCTCCTATATCCGTTTTTCATCGGTAGTGTCCCCACTCATTCAGAGTTGAAGCTGGCAAATTCGTATTTTTACGACAAAGCTATGTGCCTTCTTGCTTGGAAACTTTTCCTACCCGAGGAAAAGTTTAGTCTTGATCATCCAGCTGCAAATCCCCTCGTTTCCGGTAGAGAAGGCCCACCTCTAAAGCTCATGCCACCAACACTGACAGTTGTGGCTGAACTTGACTGGATGAGAGACCGTGCCATAGCTTATTCTGAAGAACTTCGAAAGGTAAATGTTGATGCACCTGTTCTCGACTACAAGGATGCAGTGCACGAATTTGCAACACTCGACATTCTTCTCAAGACACCTCAAGCCCAAGCTTGTGCAGAGGACATTGCCATCTGGGTCAAAAAATATATTTCACTACGAGGCCACGAGTTCTCCTATTGA
- the LOC103491762 gene encoding uncharacterized protein LOC103491762, with product MVSELEGSTAGTSELKPLGIANDADSFLSPRFKSAAAMAGWDEEALLIASLVVDDTPEREFQQKKRSDLQRKSPASASASRRKRRTLTSIISIPVTVLDLEEEEPAVKDDGPKQEPKYAEAEAKKCDSMVEQKADASSLSSSTLPCMDKLREELSCAICLEICFEPSTTPCGHSFCKKCLRSAADKCGKRCPKCRQLISNGRSCTVNTVLWNTIQLLFPKEVEARKEVKECNSHEKKNQDPEKAFYSSLQNYNTRPTGTSSRHASNSSRRRAEITVGEEDGEWDSRMTQRAASSNAESRVQSRMHRRSIRPMRMATRGADVRSSRRGTPDQDQDAALALRLQREEFLEAFRDTTQVHTRSSLSLTRANIRAIASRAAINLRISGHQNL from the exons ATGGTGTCAGAACTAGAAGGATCCACAGCAGGCACTTCAGAATTGAAACCACTTGGAATTGCAAATGATGCGGACAGTTTTCTTAGCCCTAGATTCAAGTCGGCGGCCGCTATGGCCGGCTGGGATGAAGAGGCTCTTCTAATCGCGAGCCTCGTGGTTGACGACACGCCGGAAAGAGAGTTTCAGCAGAAGAAACGATCTGATCTCCAGCGCAAGAGTCCTGCTTCTGCTTCTGCTTCAAGaag gaaACGGAGGACTTTGACGAGCATAATTTCGATTCCGGTGACCGTTCTTGACCTCGAAGAAGAAGAACCCGCTGTGAAAG ATGATGGTCCAAAACAAGAGCCAAAATATGCAGAAGCTGAAGCAAAGAAGTGTGATTCAATGGTTGAACAGAAAGCTGACGCTTCTTCTTTATCATCTTCAACACTCCCATGCATGGATAAGCTCAGAGAAGAGCTTTCTTGTGCT ATTTGTTTGGAAATTTGCTTCGAACCTAGTACCACACCTTGTGGACACAG TTTCTGCAAGAAATGTCTAAGATCTGCAGCTGACAAATGTGGAAAAAGGTGCCCTAAATGCAGACAACTAATAAG CAATGGGAGATCTTGCACTGTTAATACAGTTCTTTGGAACACAATACAGCTTCTCTTTCCCAAAGAGGTTGAAGCAAGAAAGGAAGTAAAAGAGTGTAATAGCCATGAAAAGAAGAATCAAGACCCAGAAAAGGCATTCTATAGTAGTCTGCAGAACTATAATACAAGACCAACCGGCACGTCGAGTAGGCATGCTAGTAATAGTTCAAGAAGAAGAGCGGAAATAACAGTTGGAGAGGAGGATGGTGAATGGGACAGCAGGATGACACAACGAGCTGCGTCTTCAAATGCTGAAAGCAGAGTCCAGTCCAGAATGCACCGTCGAAGTATTCGGCCAATGAGGATGGCAACTCGAGGTGCAGATGTAAGAAGTAGTAGGAGAGGTACACCAGACCAAGATCAGGATGCTGCTTTAGCGCTGAGGTTACAAAGGGAAGAGTTTTTGGAGGCTTTTAGAGACACCACTCAAGTGCATACCAGAAGCTCATTGTCCTTGACTAGAGCTAATATAAGAGCAATTGCTTCCAGGGCAGCCATTAACCTTCGCATTAGTGGCCACCAGAATTTGTAA